The Colias croceus chromosome 11, ilColCroc2.1 genome has a segment encoding these proteins:
- the LOC123695426 gene encoding ER lumen protein-retaining receptor, translating to MNIFRLLADLSHLLAIIILLLKIWKTRSCAGISGKSQILFSIVYTARYLDLLTTYVSAYNTVMKVVFIVASYATVYLMYVKFKATYDHNHDTFRIEFLLVPCVILALLINREFTFLEVLWTFSIYLESVAILPQLFLVSKTGEAESITSHYLFALGSYRGLYLLNWIYRYIVEDHYELIAIVAGVVQTVLYCDFFYLYITKVLKGKKLQLPA from the exons atGAACATATTCCGTTTACTTGCAGACTTATCCCACCTTTTAGCTATTATTATCTTGTTGCTTAAAATATGGAAAACGCGATCATGTGCAG GTATATCGGGAAAATCCCAAATACTTTTCTCAATCGTGTATACTGCACGATATTTGGATTTACTTACAACGTACGTGTCGGCATATAACACAGTAATGAAGGTGGTGTTTATCGTGGCTTCATATGCTACCGTGTACTTGATGTATGTTAAGTTTAAGGCCACCTATGATCATAATCACGACACGTTTAGGATTGAATTTTTACTAGTTCCATGTGTGATCCTTGCATTGCTGATAAACCGTGAATTCACATTCTTGGAA GTGTTATGGACATTTTCCATCTACTTGGAATCTGTAGCTATCTTGCCGCAATTGTTTTTGGTGTCCAAAACTGGAGAAGCAGAAAGTATTACATCACATTATTTGTTTGCTCTGGGTTCCTACCGAGGATTGTATCTACTAAATTGG ATTTACCGTTATATCGTTGAGGACCATTACGAGTTGATTGCAATCGTAGCTGGTGTTGTGCAAACTGTCTTATACTGTGACTTCTTCTACCTTTACATTACAAAAG ttttgAAAGGAAAGAAACTACAATTGCCTGCATAA
- the LOC123695542 gene encoding translation factor GUF1 homolog, mitochondrial isoform X2, whose product MSRKYSSESSSLPVDIKRIRNFSIVAHVDHGKSTLADRLLELTGAIKPGKENAQVLDQLQVEKERGITVKAVTASLNYIYNNESYLLNLIDTPGHVDFSNEVVRSVTACQGVILLVDANEGVQAQTVAVHSLAKKNNLIIIPTLNKVDLPRANPDRVKAQLNSVFKISPDTVLSISAKKGWGVQELLEAIITRIPPPNVTLNDHFRAHIIDTWHDKYRGVMCLAYIHSGTLKMGQTVKWRSDTKQHTVKHLAILRPSEENITEAIAGQVVMVGLGPKGGGSVGDTLHAPEASDSQESSSVTAVKHMVYAGIFPADQSQHPQLSDSIKKLALNDSAVSINVDSSPALGQGWRVGFLGLLHLDVFTQRLLQEYKAEAILTAPSVPYKVKVKGAKIIKQYRGEEVIVTNPLQLPDTNHIAEYYEPFVIGTIITPVEYIGAVNTLCIDRRGSPLPSSAVDDNMTMLQYILPLSEVVMDFHDTLKSITSGFASFDYQDYGFHPSALVRMDILINGVLVDELSSIVHTSRLEYNARKLTSKLKEMIPRQMVQVAIQAVVGGKVLSRETLKAYRKDVTAKLYGGDVTRRKKLLKQQAEGKKKMRSVANIKIPRNTFIDVLKK is encoded by the exons ATGAGTCGAAAATACTCATCAGAATCTTCAAGTTTACCTGTTGATATTAAAAGGATAAgaaattttagtatagttgctCATGTAGATCACGGGAAAAGTACTTTAGCAGATCGTCTGTTAGAATTAACAGGCGCAATCAAGCCCGGTAAAGAGAATGCGCAAGTTTTAGATCAGCTACAG GTTGAGAAAGAAAGAGGAATAACAGTAAAGGCTGTGACAGcttcattaaattatatatataataatgaatcatatttattgaatcTTATTGATACTCCAGGTCATGTTGACTTTTCAAATGAG GTGGTCCGTAGTGTCACAGCTTGTCAAGGAGTTATATTACTGGTTGACGCAAATGAAGGCGTACAAGCTCAAACCGTGGCAGTACATTCACTTGCCaaaaagaataatttaattatcataCCAACACTAAATAAAGTAGATTTGCCTAGAGCAAATCCAGACAGAGTAAAAGCGCAACTGAACTCAGTTTTCAAAATTAGTCCTGATACAGTATTAAGCATATCTGCAAAAAAAGGATGGGGTGTGCAAGAGCTACTAGAAGCTATCATTACCAGAATTCCACCTccaaatgtaactttaaaTGATCATTTTAGAGCCCATATAATTGACACATGGCATGACAAGTACAGAGGTGTTATGTGTCTAGCTTATATACATTCAGGAACACTAAAAATGGGACAGACTGTCAAGTGGAGATCAGATACCAAACAACATACCGTGAAACATTTAGCTATCCTCAGGCCTAGTGAAGAGAATATAACTGAAGCGATTGCTGGGCAAGTTGTCATGGTAG GATTGGGTCCGAAAGGTGGAGGTAGCGTAGGAGACACATTACATGCACCAGAAGCTAGTGACAGCCAAGAATCCTCATCAGTAACAGCTGTGAAGCATATGGTCTACGCTGGAATATTTCCTGCTGACCAATCGCAACATCCTCAACTTAGtgattctattaaaaaactggCTCTCAACGACTCTGCTGTTAGCATCAATGTGGATTCAAG cccAGCTTTGGGCCAAGGATGGCGTGTGGGCTTCCTAGGTCTATTACATCTTGACGTGTTCACTCAGCGGCTGTTGCAAGAGTACAAAGCAGAAGCTATACTGACTGCTCCCTCTGTACCTTATAAAGTTAA gGTAAAAGGCGCAAAAATTATTAAGCAGTATAGAGGTGAAGAAGTGATTGTAACAAATCCACTACAACTACCTGATACAAATCATATAGCTGAGTATTACGAACCATTtgttatag gTACAATAATAACCCCAGTTGAGTACATAGGTGCAGTTAACACCCTGTGTATAGATCGTCGAGGCTCCCCCCTCCCCTCTAGCGCGGTGGACGACAATATGACCATGTTACAGTACATTTTACCCCTTTCTGAAGTAGTTATGGACTTCCATGACACACTTAAGAGTATTACTTCAGGTTTTGCAAGCTTCGATTATCAAGATTACGGATTTCATCCCAGTGCTTTAGTGAGA ATGGATATCCTCATCAATGGAGTATTAGTAGATGAGTTATCGTCGATCGTACACACCAGTCGCCTTGAATATAATGCTAGGAAACTCACTTCAAAGCTAAAAGAAATGATCCCACGTCAAATGGTGcag GTTGCAATACAAGCCGTAGTGGGTGGCAAAGTTTTATCAAGAGAAACTCTCAAAGCCTACAGAAAGGATGTTACAGCAAAATTG
- the LOC123695542 gene encoding translation factor GUF1 homolog, mitochondrial isoform X1, which yields MMVHILRIINNLYKPLVRNKTPSKSCMSRKYSSESSSLPVDIKRIRNFSIVAHVDHGKSTLADRLLELTGAIKPGKENAQVLDQLQVEKERGITVKAVTASLNYIYNNESYLLNLIDTPGHVDFSNEVVRSVTACQGVILLVDANEGVQAQTVAVHSLAKKNNLIIIPTLNKVDLPRANPDRVKAQLNSVFKISPDTVLSISAKKGWGVQELLEAIITRIPPPNVTLNDHFRAHIIDTWHDKYRGVMCLAYIHSGTLKMGQTVKWRSDTKQHTVKHLAILRPSEENITEAIAGQVVMVGLGPKGGGSVGDTLHAPEASDSQESSSVTAVKHMVYAGIFPADQSQHPQLSDSIKKLALNDSAVSINVDSSPALGQGWRVGFLGLLHLDVFTQRLLQEYKAEAILTAPSVPYKVKVKGAKIIKQYRGEEVIVTNPLQLPDTNHIAEYYEPFVIGTIITPVEYIGAVNTLCIDRRGSPLPSSAVDDNMTMLQYILPLSEVVMDFHDTLKSITSGFASFDYQDYGFHPSALVRMDILINGVLVDELSSIVHTSRLEYNARKLTSKLKEMIPRQMVQVAIQAVVGGKVLSRETLKAYRKDVTAKLYGGDVTRRKKLLKQQAEGKKKMRSVANIKIPRNTFIDVLKK from the exons ATgatggtacatattttaaggatcataaacaatttatacaaacCATTAGTAAGAAACAAAACTCCATCTAaaag TTGTATGAGTCGAAAATACTCATCAGAATCTTCAAGTTTACCTGTTGATATTAAAAGGATAAgaaattttagtatagttgctCATGTAGATCACGGGAAAAGTACTTTAGCAGATCGTCTGTTAGAATTAACAGGCGCAATCAAGCCCGGTAAAGAGAATGCGCAAGTTTTAGATCAGCTACAG GTTGAGAAAGAAAGAGGAATAACAGTAAAGGCTGTGACAGcttcattaaattatatatataataatgaatcatatttattgaatcTTATTGATACTCCAGGTCATGTTGACTTTTCAAATGAG GTGGTCCGTAGTGTCACAGCTTGTCAAGGAGTTATATTACTGGTTGACGCAAATGAAGGCGTACAAGCTCAAACCGTGGCAGTACATTCACTTGCCaaaaagaataatttaattatcataCCAACACTAAATAAAGTAGATTTGCCTAGAGCAAATCCAGACAGAGTAAAAGCGCAACTGAACTCAGTTTTCAAAATTAGTCCTGATACAGTATTAAGCATATCTGCAAAAAAAGGATGGGGTGTGCAAGAGCTACTAGAAGCTATCATTACCAGAATTCCACCTccaaatgtaactttaaaTGATCATTTTAGAGCCCATATAATTGACACATGGCATGACAAGTACAGAGGTGTTATGTGTCTAGCTTATATACATTCAGGAACACTAAAAATGGGACAGACTGTCAAGTGGAGATCAGATACCAAACAACATACCGTGAAACATTTAGCTATCCTCAGGCCTAGTGAAGAGAATATAACTGAAGCGATTGCTGGGCAAGTTGTCATGGTAG GATTGGGTCCGAAAGGTGGAGGTAGCGTAGGAGACACATTACATGCACCAGAAGCTAGTGACAGCCAAGAATCCTCATCAGTAACAGCTGTGAAGCATATGGTCTACGCTGGAATATTTCCTGCTGACCAATCGCAACATCCTCAACTTAGtgattctattaaaaaactggCTCTCAACGACTCTGCTGTTAGCATCAATGTGGATTCAAG cccAGCTTTGGGCCAAGGATGGCGTGTGGGCTTCCTAGGTCTATTACATCTTGACGTGTTCACTCAGCGGCTGTTGCAAGAGTACAAAGCAGAAGCTATACTGACTGCTCCCTCTGTACCTTATAAAGTTAA gGTAAAAGGCGCAAAAATTATTAAGCAGTATAGAGGTGAAGAAGTGATTGTAACAAATCCACTACAACTACCTGATACAAATCATATAGCTGAGTATTACGAACCATTtgttatag gTACAATAATAACCCCAGTTGAGTACATAGGTGCAGTTAACACCCTGTGTATAGATCGTCGAGGCTCCCCCCTCCCCTCTAGCGCGGTGGACGACAATATGACCATGTTACAGTACATTTTACCCCTTTCTGAAGTAGTTATGGACTTCCATGACACACTTAAGAGTATTACTTCAGGTTTTGCAAGCTTCGATTATCAAGATTACGGATTTCATCCCAGTGCTTTAGTGAGA ATGGATATCCTCATCAATGGAGTATTAGTAGATGAGTTATCGTCGATCGTACACACCAGTCGCCTTGAATATAATGCTAGGAAACTCACTTCAAAGCTAAAAGAAATGATCCCACGTCAAATGGTGcag GTTGCAATACAAGCCGTAGTGGGTGGCAAAGTTTTATCAAGAGAAACTCTCAAAGCCTACAGAAAGGATGTTACAGCAAAATTG